A portion of the Candidatus Sysuiplasma jiujiangense genome contains these proteins:
- a CDS encoding HAD-IA family hydrolase, translating into MSGEIRTGSKYSTLLTDIGGVCISNPYIFVAEYIGNNYGIDAGHAYQVMKLNAREFDAGKISFSVFAEITLRSLGVNMDPGRFSAIHDRGLKEKTDVISLYRKVKKQNNVRIVAVSNMPEYTWKLIRSLKGIDGLFDVTVLSYQHKMLKPDRRLFDVALQTAGTSSARCLFVDDAIENVEAANNIGILSHLYSSTEKLRGFLEHNGLVCDTKSC; encoded by the coding sequence ATGAGCGGAGAAATTCGGACAGGGTCGAAGTACAGCACCCTCCTGACCGACATAGGAGGCGTATGCATCAGCAACCCGTACATCTTTGTTGCAGAATACATCGGAAACAATTACGGAATAGATGCAGGCCATGCCTATCAGGTGATGAAATTAAACGCAAGGGAATTTGACGCAGGCAAAATCAGTTTCAGTGTATTTGCAGAAATTACGCTGCGATCCCTCGGAGTGAATATGGATCCGGGCAGGTTTTCAGCCATTCATGACAGGGGCCTGAAAGAAAAAACAGACGTGATTTCGCTGTACAGGAAGGTTAAGAAGCAGAATAATGTCAGAATTGTAGCGGTAAGCAACATGCCGGAATATACATGGAAACTCATCAGAAGCTTGAAGGGGATAGACGGCCTTTTTGATGTTACCGTTCTTTCATACCAGCATAAGATGCTTAAGCCGGATAGAAGACTTTTCGATGTGGCCCTGCAAACAGCAGGCACATCATCAGCCAGATGTCTGTTTGTGGACGATGCAATTGAGAACGTTGAAGCTGCAAATAATATAGGAATTTTATCACATCTCTATTCATCTACAGAGAAGCTCAGGGGATTTTTGGAACATAACGGTCTTGTATGCGATACGAAAAGCTGTTAA
- a CDS encoding FAD-binding protein: MHVLVLVKQIPDVNRIQFDPATMRIRREGVPLLMNAFDRKAVEEALRIKERIGGKTSVVTMGPPSAKDVAVESVRMGIDRGYLITDREFAGADTYITSKVLSTFVRSISPDIVLAGKYSLDGETSQVPPEIAEMTGYSFKSSVSKIEFEAENSYIIAEQEREDGLTSFEVPLPAVISVSEKINRARMPAPASPEFDSKVSTVGETQLNSGIRGADSPTVVIRTDKVENLRKPEFVELGDAAFNRVVEMLKSRPAGNVETITLRESTSLNGEIWGVALNDAQTAFEISSKLAEISAGTNSFVRMTGNVEPERLQGMLCHSYRYTDCTDNELIAETLAACISAEKPMFVVLPSTVDGREISSSVAAKLGLGLTADCIDLAYKDGSLIQYKPAFGGGLVAAITSKTKPEMATVRPGMLRRKTGSAPMRVERISIAGKPRVKRRGFTAVESTYRPLQSSRIVIGLGRGLKNRENVARVFPLAQKLDAAIAGSRPIVDAGWVPRQQQVGLTGLSISPDVYIALGISGQDNHVVGIRYAGKVIAVNSNRDAPIFHYADLAIVGDLFSFVEGLLKFIDSRSITFT, from the coding sequence TCGGTTGTGACTATGGGACCGCCGTCAGCAAAGGATGTTGCCGTGGAATCAGTTAGAATGGGAATAGACAGGGGCTACCTGATCACTGACAGGGAGTTTGCCGGCGCTGACACCTATATTACATCAAAGGTTCTTTCCACATTTGTCAGATCTATCAGTCCTGATATTGTCCTTGCCGGCAAATATTCGCTTGACGGCGAGACTTCCCAGGTCCCTCCTGAAATAGCGGAGATGACAGGATATTCATTCAAATCCTCTGTTTCCAAAATAGAATTCGAGGCTGAAAACAGTTACATCATTGCGGAACAGGAAAGAGAGGATGGACTGACGTCCTTCGAGGTACCTCTTCCGGCTGTGATTTCGGTAAGTGAAAAGATAAACAGGGCAAGGATGCCTGCCCCCGCTTCGCCGGAATTTGACAGCAAGGTTTCAACTGTCGGCGAAACACAGCTGAACAGCGGCATAAGGGGAGCCGATTCGCCGACAGTTGTAATCCGGACGGATAAAGTTGAGAACCTGAGGAAGCCTGAATTTGTTGAATTGGGTGATGCGGCATTCAATCGGGTGGTGGAAATGCTTAAGAGCAGACCAGCCGGAAACGTGGAGACAATTACACTCCGGGAAAGCACTTCACTGAACGGTGAAATCTGGGGTGTCGCGCTGAATGACGCCCAGACTGCCTTCGAAATTTCTTCAAAACTGGCGGAAATATCAGCCGGGACCAATTCATTTGTGAGGATGACAGGAAATGTCGAACCCGAAAGACTGCAGGGCATGCTGTGCCATTCTTACCGTTACACGGATTGCACAGACAATGAGCTGATAGCTGAAACACTAGCCGCATGCATATCGGCTGAAAAACCGATGTTTGTTGTACTTCCTTCAACGGTGGACGGGCGTGAAATTTCGTCATCTGTCGCCGCAAAACTGGGCCTGGGCCTGACAGCGGACTGCATTGATCTTGCCTATAAAGACGGCAGCCTCATTCAGTACAAACCGGCTTTTGGCGGTGGACTCGTTGCGGCAATTACATCGAAAACAAAGCCGGAGATGGCTACGGTAAGGCCCGGAATGCTTCGCAGGAAAACCGGAAGCGCACCAATGCGTGTTGAAAGAATCAGTATTGCGGGAAAGCCAAGGGTGAAGAGAAGGGGTTTCACAGCGGTCGAGAGCACGTACAGGCCCCTTCAGAGCTCACGGATAGTCATAGGACTTGGCCGTGGTCTGAAGAACAGAGAAAACGTTGCAAGGGTGTTCCCACTTGCTCAGAAACTCGATGCGGCTATAGCCGGTTCCAGGCCGATCGTTGATGCGGGATGGGTACCGCGGCAGCAGCAGGTCGGACTTACGGGTCTCTCAATATCCCCCGATGTATACATCGCCCTGGGCATTTCCGGGCAGGATAATCATGTGGTGGGGATAAGATACGCAGGCAAGGTTATAGCGGTAAACAGCAACAGGGATGCGCCAATATTCCATTACGCCGATCTTGCAATAGTGGGAGACCTCTTCTCATTTGTTGAAGGACTGTTGAAATTTATAGATTCGAGGTCCATAACATTTACTTGA
- a CDS encoding nucleoside phosphorylase, with amino-acid sequence MKDDNPRIERKEYPILEFDPDRASITVPETSSDPFKVPENCVLCFFNDVLQKFYRKGLTKTIGDVRCGIGSFPIYQSEFNGKKIAMFHPGIGAPLAAALLEEIISHGARKFIACGGAGVLDRKIPVGHLLIPTSAVRDEGTSYHYLPPGREIRASSPAIVALTETLTHHRVKYLLTKTWTTDAFYRETKEKIRLRQSEGCMTVEMEASALFAVAEFRGVPLAEVLYAGDDVSGDIWDVRASRQRNIVREDVLNLSIEACSML; translated from the coding sequence TTGAAAGATGACAACCCAAGAATTGAAAGAAAAGAGTATCCAATACTGGAATTCGATCCTGACCGAGCGTCTATTACAGTTCCTGAAACATCGAGCGATCCGTTTAAAGTACCAGAAAATTGCGTGCTATGTTTTTTTAACGACGTGCTTCAGAAGTTTTACAGGAAAGGACTGACAAAAACAATAGGAGATGTCAGGTGTGGAATAGGCTCCTTTCCCATATATCAGTCTGAGTTTAACGGGAAGAAAATTGCCATGTTCCACCCTGGGATAGGGGCACCTCTTGCAGCCGCACTTCTCGAGGAGATTATATCTCACGGAGCTAGAAAATTTATAGCCTGCGGCGGTGCGGGAGTCCTGGACAGGAAAATTCCGGTAGGGCACTTGCTAATACCGACTTCAGCGGTAAGGGATGAGGGTACATCCTATCATTATTTGCCGCCCGGAAGGGAAATCAGGGCAAGTTCCCCTGCGATTGTAGCCTTGACAGAGACTCTGACGCATCACAGGGTCAAGTATCTTCTCACTAAGACCTGGACTACCGATGCTTTTTATCGCGAGACCAAGGAGAAGATAAGACTAAGGCAATCTGAGGGGTGCATGACCGTAGAAATGGAAGCTTCGGCCCTGTTCGCTGTAGCCGAATTCAGAGGAGTTCCTCTCGCAGAAGTCCTCTATGCAGGCGATGATGTTAGTGGCGATATATGGGACGTTAGAGCCTCCAGGCAGAGAAATATCGTCAGAGAGGATGTATTGAATCTATCCATAGAAGCGTGTTCGATGCTGTGA
- a CDS encoding VOC family protein has translation MKLLHTSVTVKDMDRSIKFYTEIMGMKLIRRHEIPQNNAEIAFLGTEGTTHNIELTMWNDGRPYTEGDQLDHIAFSVGDMDSEISKMRLAGVEIAKEPYRLGETRLSFIKDPNGIWIELIEEKA, from the coding sequence ATGAAACTATTGCACACTTCCGTCACGGTAAAGGACATGGACAGGAGTATAAAATTTTACACAGAAATTATGGGAATGAAGCTTATCAGAAGACATGAAATACCGCAGAACAATGCGGAAATTGCATTTCTCGGGACTGAAGGAACGACGCATAACATCGAACTCACAATGTGGAATGACGGAAGGCCGTATACAGAGGGAGATCAGCTGGATCACATTGCATTCAGTGTTGGTGATATGGACAGTGAAATCAGTAAGATGAGGCTGGCCGGTGTTGAGATTGCAAAAGAACCCTACAGACTTGGCGAGACAAGGCTATCATTCATAAAGGATCCCAACGGCATATGGATTGAACTGATAGAGGAGAAGGCGTAG